From a single Nicotiana tabacum cultivar K326 chromosome 8, ASM71507v2, whole genome shotgun sequence genomic region:
- the LOC142163489 gene encoding uncharacterized protein LOC142163489, whose protein sequence is MGSLAHIAPTKRLLAKDIQILEDTCIRFSVGNSEALLACVQAKSSLVEHIKVTQYDDERLCKYRDKGLAGKSKDMIIESDGVLRMGDRLCVADVDGLRHAILEEAHTSKYTMHTGSTKKYHDLKKFYWWEGMKKDVVNFVSSCLTCQQVNAEHQRTAGRLQQIKIP, encoded by the coding sequence atggggagtttggcacatATAGCCCCTACAAAGAGACTTTTAGCCAAAGATATTCAGATACTAGAAGATACATGTATCAGATTTAGTGTCGGAAATTCAGAGGCATTGTTGGCTTGTGTTCAGGCTAAGTCTTCATTAGTTGAGCACATTAAGGTCACCCAATATGATGATGAACGATTATGTAAATACAGAGATAAGGGCTTAGCTGGTAAAAGCAAGGATATGATTATTGAAAGTGATGGTGTTCTTCGAATGGGTGACAGGCTATGTGTAGCAGACGTAGATGGGTTGAGACATGctattcttgaagaagcccacacCTCTAAATACACTATGCATACTGGATCCACAAAAAAGTACCATGACCTGAAGAAATTTTATTGGTGGGAAggtatgaagaaagatgttgttaactttgtttctagttgtttgacttgtCAGCAGGTCAACGCTGAGCATCAGCGAACCGCAGGACGACTACAACAAATTAAGATTCCATAg